A single region of the Lotus japonicus ecotype B-129 chromosome 4, LjGifu_v1.2 genome encodes:
- the LOC130712166 gene encoding uncharacterized protein LOC130712166 has protein sequence MSLTPKSLVLTFLVVLLLVSLVLPLMETTTTNSPSSDLIEVLHHHGLPGGLFPRNVKSFNMDKKGRMEVHMHHPCWAQYETTVFFDSVVKANLSFGQLKVLEGMSREELFVWLPVKDIRVTDPSSGLIVIDIGLALKCLSFSRFEDPPICKSDDGNFYWFLTHSIVACISFMIMFFFPELIEDLLN, from the coding sequence ATGTCTCTGACACCAAAATCGCTTGTTCTCACATTTCTCGTTGTTCTCCTTCTGGTTTCTCTGGTTCTTCCTCTGATggagacaacaacaacaaattctCCTTCTTCTGATCTTATAGAGGTCCTCCACCACCATGGCTTGCCAGGGGGCCTCTTCCCTCGGAATGTGAAGTCATTCAATATGGATAAAAAAGGTCGCATGGAGGTGCACATGCATCATCCTTGTTGGGCTCAGTATGAAACCACAGTTTTCTTTGACTCTGTGGTGAAGGCCAACCTCAGTTTTGGGCAGCTCAAGGTTTTGGAGGGAATGTCAAGGGAAGAGCTGTTTGTGTGGCTTCCTGTGAAGGATATCAGGGTCACTGATCCATCTTCTGGGCTCATTGTCATTGATATTGGTCTTGCCTTGAAATGCCTCTCTTTTTCTCGGTTTGAAGATCCCCCAATCTGCAAATCTGATGATGGTAACTTCTATTGGTTTCTCACTCACTCTATAGTGGCATGTATCTCATTCatgataatgtttttttttcctgaattGATTGAAGACCTTTTAAATTAA